One window of the Periophthalmus magnuspinnatus isolate fPerMag1 chromosome 6, fPerMag1.2.pri, whole genome shotgun sequence genome contains the following:
- the hdac10 gene encoding polyamine deacetylase HDAC10, whose product MNPDTRTALIYDEEMTKYKLLWVDPACKIEVPERLTVSYEALMKTGLADRCVSVPVREATDEDILLVHSKEYLEAVKQTPYMTLEDLQVFTLQYGDVYFHPNIYHCAKLAAGATLQLVDSVMTGKVRNGMALVRPPGHHSMHSAANGFCVFNNVSIAAKYAKQKYSVKRILIMDWDVHHGQGVQYCFEDDPSVLYFSWHRYEHQKFWPHLRESDYDTVGKAEGAGFNINVPWNKVGLDNSDYLSVFLHMLLPVAYEFCPELVLVCAGFDTAIGDPEGEMCATPDVFAHLTHLLMNLADGKVCAVLEGGYNLKSLPQSVCETVQTLLGDPLPRPANLKGPCKSALESLHCVRATHRKYWSCLKLADDLPSEELSTKRVKSAEDDNPIEKNEMEKEAEELVWPDPPKRTSPNVRTAVVGPEGITCPEGSQLFCPSEDPDPNLIKKLQECLGKDAEDALTTLSTLITLMDQMEKNKIRSGLALVRNVSMTMNCIVQHCAASSFCNRMLIVFLGDMVVKNCITEDGKMMLVQFSTKSLEAEMTKYYIPVCLKKGCSDVSGLIHATLSLLLPLGYEFDPGLVLLVRTPDCGVNENTWQQLTGLLQGLGQGHTLVLMQESDQSSVAPTVSSLLGAPAPALGPLSAFGSDDIEALQRLKLKLQCDWKLLQTTVPENKCDDDG is encoded by the exons ATGAATCCGGATACAAGGACAGCTCTTATTTACGATGAGGAGATGACAAAGTACAAACTGCTCTGGGTTGA cccAGCCTGTAAGATTGAGGTCCCTGAACGCCTCACAGTGAGTTATGAAGCTCTGATGAAAACTGGCCTGGCTGATCGCTGTGTTTCTGTACCAGTTCGAGAAGCCACAGATGAAGATATTCTCCTTGTTCACAG CAAGGAATATTTGGAGGCAGTGAAGCAGACCCCTTATATGACTCTTGAAGACCTGCAGGTGTTTACATTGCAGTATGGGGATGTCTACTTTCACCCA AACATCTATCATTGTGCCAAACTTGCCGCTGGAGCCACTCTGCAGCTGGTCGACAGTGTAATGACCGGGAAGGTGAGGAATGGCATGGCTCTGGTCAG ACCTCCAGGACATCACAGCATGCATAGTGCTGCCAATGGTTTCTGTGTGTTCAACAATGTATCAATAGCTGCCAAATACGCAAAGCAAAAATACAGCGTTAAAAG aattTTGATAATGGATTGGGATGTGCATCATGGTCAAGGTGTACAGTATTGCTTTGAGGATGATCCCAG TGTGTTGTACTTCTCATGGCACCGTTATGAGCATCAGAAGTTTTGGCCTCACCTTAGGGAGTCTGACTATGACACTGTTGGCAAAGCAGAAGGAGCTGGGTTCAATATAAATGTGCCATGGAATAAA GTGGGGTTGGATAATAGCGATTACCTGTCTGTCTTCCTACATATGCTTTTGCCAGTCGCATATGAG TTTTGTCCTGAACTGGTGTTGGTGTGTGCTGGTTTTGACACAGCCATTGGTGATCCAGAG GGTGAAATGTGTGCTACTCCTGACGTCTTTGCACATCTCACTCACCTGTTGATGAATCTTGCAGATGGAAAAGTGTGTGCTGTCTTAGAG GGAGGCTACAATCTGAAAtctctccctcagtctgtgtgtgagacagTGCAGACTTTGCTTGGGGATCCATTGCCTCGACCTGCAAATCTTAAAGGTCCCTGCAAAAG TGCCCTTGAGTCTTTACACTGTGTTCGGGCCACTCACCGTAAATACTGGTCCTGCCTCAAGCTTGCAG ACGATCTACCCTCTGAAGAACTCAGCACAAAGCGTGTTAAATCAGCCGAAGATGACAATCCCATAGAGAAGAATGAAAtggagaaagaggcagaggagtTAGTTTGGCCGGATCCTCCTAAACGCACCAGTCCTAATGTTCGCACGGCCGTGGTGGGCCCTGAAGGCATCACATGTCCAGAGGGATCTCAGCTCTTCTGCCCATCTGAGGATCCTGACCCCAACTTAATCAAAAAACT ACAGGAATGCTTGGGCAAAGACGCAGAGGATGCACTGACAACACTCTCCACTCTAATTACTCTAATGGACCAAATGGAGAAGAACAAG ATCCGCAGTGGCCTGGCTCTAGTCCGCAATGTTTCCATGACGATGAACTGTATTGTCCAACATTGTGCTGCATCATCCTTCTGTAACCG GATGCTGATTGTGTTTCTTGGTGATATGGTGGTGAAGAACTGCATAACAGAAGATGg GAAAATGATGCTTGTCCAGTTTAGCACAAAAAGTTTAGAGGCAGAGATGACCAAATATTACATTCCTGTGTGCTTGAAAAAG GGCTGTAGTGATGTGTCAGGACTGATCCATGCCACGCTGAGCCTTCTGTTACCTCTGGGATATGAGTTTGACCCTGGTCTGGTTTTGTTGGTGCGGACTCCAGACTGTGGAGTTAATGAAAATACCTGGCAGCAGCTCACAGGCCTTTTACAGGGTCTGGGGCAGGGACACACGCTGGTACTCATGCag GAAAGTGACCAGTCTAGTGTAGCCCCCACAGTGTCCTCTCTCCTGGGGGCTCCTGCTCCAGCTCTGGGGCCGCTCTCGGCTTTTGGCTCAGACGACATAGAGGCCCTACAAAGATTGAAACTAAAGCTACAGTGTGACTGGAAGCTTTTACAAACAACAG TTCCAGAAAATAAGTGTGATGATGACGGATGA
- the aplnr2 gene encoding apelin receptor 2: MDNTNNKTMDIEEYMYDTDYLSTSTPPPSFPHCDYSEWTPSFSIIPAVYLMAFFFGCLGNGLVLWAYLDRPDGRKKNTIPNQSGISKLCCFNICKQETNSEIPQNSGQSRFSSRPMSQTSTTSYPPSVLRPIRSLTESLIASLALADLCFLVTLPLWAVYTAMGYHWPFGQPLCQISSFLTALNMYASVFSLSMLSVERYWVLTGRRHSGHHQQKFPTRAIVIITGVWVLSCILALPGLLLRSVREIETAIDDWDSETAHPTSPGSFFLSCQMDYSILIGNDLSEPEKEHAEMWWAAILSLKSTLIGFLLPLIILLICYCSLAKLLNKHFGRGPRPDRKRQRRLLRVIVTLVLAFFLCWLPLHVNKTLVVLLGFGYIPYSCTLETILLSVQPYVTCIAYLNSCLNPLLYAACDPTFRKRCRGALLFLCSIRKRDEKSAIEKEEVEEGKEEKTLETADRTDEDRLG, encoded by the coding sequence ATGGATAACACCAACAACAAAACCATGGACATTGAGGAGTACATGTATGACACAGACTACCTCTCtacctccactcctcctccctccttccctcattGTGACTACAGCGAATGgactccctctttctccatcaTCCCGGCTGTGTACCTGATGGCTTTTTTCTTCGGTTGTCTCGGCAACGGACTAGTGCTGTGGGCATACCTGGATCGACCTGatggaagaaagaaaaatacaataccAAACCAAAGTGGAATTTCaaagttgtgttgttttaacaTTTGCAAACAGGAAACCAACAGTGAAATCCCTCAAAACAGTGGACAGTCTAGATTCAGTTCTAGACCAATGTCCCAAACATCAACAACCTCCTATCCTCCATCTGTCCTGCGTCCAATCCGCTCTCTTACGGAATCTCTAATAGCTAGTTTAGCATTAGCGGACCTATGCTTTCTggtcactctccctctgtgggCAGTCTACACTGCTATGGGCTACCACTGGCCATTCGGACAACCACTCTGCCAAATCAGCAGCTTCCTCACAGCTCTTAACATGTATGCCAGTGTCTTTAGTCTGAGCATGCTTAGTGTGGAGAGGTACTGGGTTCTAACTGGACGCAGGCATTCAGGACATCATCAACAGAAATTTCCTACAAGAGCTATAGTCATAATCACTGGAGTTTGGGTATTGTCATGTATTcttgcacttcctggtttgctgCTACGTTCAGTTCGAGAAATAGAGACTGCTATAGATGATTGGGATTCTGAGACAGCCCATCCAACTAGTCCTGGGtcattctttctctcctgtCAAATGGATTACTCTATACTAATTGGAAATGACTTGAGCGAACCTGAAAAAGAACATGCTGAGATGTGGTGGGCAgccattttaagtttaaaatcaaCACTAATTGGATTCCTTTTACCACTTATAATTTTGCTCATATGCTACTGCTCACTGGCAAAACTTCTCAATAAACATTTTGGAAGAGGTCCACGTCCCGATCGCAAACGGCAACGAAGACTTCTAAGGGTGATAGTGACTTTAGTACTGGCATTCTTCCTGTGCTGGCTGCCTTTACATGTTAATAAGACATTAGTTGTTTTACTTGGGTTTGGATATATCCCATACTCGTGTACTTTAGAAACAATACTACTAAGTGTGCAGCCATATGTTACCTGTATAGCTTACCTGAACTCCTGTCTCAACCCTCTCCTCTACGCGGCCTGCGACCCCACATTCAGGAAAAGGTGTAGAGGAGCATTGTTGTTCCTCTGTAGCATCAGGAAAAGAGACGAGAAATCTGCTATTGAAAAAGAAGAGGTTGAAgaagggaaggaggagaagacacTTGAAACAGCAGACAGGACAGATGAAGACAGACTTGGTtaa
- the zgc:172339 gene encoding endonuclease domain-containing 1 protein, translating into MGQQYPQLVNPRGVFLMFSLLFLFLLVMVGAEVQEKLLPECKQFMYMGTLPRGLEDQPFKKICQYYSGRPRFFTLYDSFSHIPVYSAYTFKRSDGTRKVDVPWMYEPQLALSSGSRDMQPFPPEAMHKSFEDTQAVLDDYSDSVYYERGQLNPDAHQAQPEDKAATYTLTNVIPQVHEFSIGPWKEHEHIIRRRLNNYCRGTAYVVTGVTTTGHMIRRQNLNRVGIPRYLWSAYCCTNYDHNAPFDERSKFPAFASRGLNDREDNKVQEMSVSQLEEFLKQVTYVGSTFQIFYDNCAPPNSA; encoded by the exons ATGGGGCAGCAGtatcctcag CTTGTGAATCCTCGTGGAGTATTTCTAATGTTTTCCTTACTTTTCCTGTTTCTTCTGGTGATGGTGGGAGCAGAGGTGCAGGAGAAGTTGTTGCCAGAATGCAAGCAGTTCATGTACATGGGGACTCTGCCACGTGGACTAGAAGATCAACCGTTTAAGAAGATATGTCAGTACTACAGTGGTCGTCCAAGATTCTTTACCTTGTATGACAGCTTCAGCCATATTCCCGTGTATTCTGCATATACGTTCAAACGCTCAGATGGTACGAGGAAAGTGGATGTACCCTGGATGTATGAACCTCAG CTTGCTCTTTCATCCGGCTCTCGGGACATGCAGCCTTTCCCACCCGAAGCCATGCACAAGAGTTTTGAGGACACTCAGGCCGTGCTGGACGACTACTCCGACAGCGTCTACTATGAGCGGGGTCAGCTGAACCCAGACGCACACCAGGCCCAACCAGAGGACAAGGCAGCCACTTACACTTTAACCAACGTGATACCTCAAGTCCACGAGTTCAGCATCGGCCCATGGAAAGAGCACGAACACATCATCCGAAGACGGCTTAACAATTACTGTCGTGGTACGGCCTATGTAGTTACAGGTGTGACTACTACCGGGCATATGATCCGACGTCAAAATTTAAATCGAGTAGGTATACCGAGATATCTGTGGTCGGCTTACTGTTGTACCAATTACGACCATAATGCACCATTTGACGAGCGCTCCAAGTTCCCTGCGTTTGCATCACGTGGGTTGAATGACAGGGAAGATAATAAAGTGCAGGAGATGTCAGTGTCGCAGCTAGAGGAGTTTCTGAAGCAGGTGACATATGTAGGGAGCACTTTTCAAATCTTCTATGACAACTGTGCCCCGCCAAATAGTGCATAG
- the pus7 gene encoding pseudouridylate synthase 7 homolog produces the protein MADSEPEAIPEAHVGEKRGFPDDSEDTHSKRPKVDDDHENGGPAQPGAEEGEEGEKAEAGGSDEEGEDGGFAEMMKHGLMEVDVGITKYISDHEGFSGILKERYSDFVVHEINKEGKIVHLDNLSIPPDVEETPEVSEQPDGPDVLTEEQKTQLEELQLFKNKEGSVSIEVLEDSKEKRTQVHKAVKTQFPGLETKTEDKDGRKFIVAYHAAGKKALAAPRKHFWPKNRGSFCHFVLYKENKDTMDAINLLSKFIRLKPNLFSYMGTKDKRAITVQEIAVLKVTAERLAHLNKCLMNLKLGNFSYKNHPLKLGELQGNHFTIVIRNITGSDDQVNQAMTSLRETGFINYYGMQRFGTTAVPTFKVGKAILKNDWNEVVDLILLPRPGAEKEFLVRCREEWAKSRDPEAALKKLPNKRCVEGQLLRGLSMYGKKNIVQAFGLIPRNNRLMYIHSYQSVMWNTMVSRRIEAFGLKPVEGDLVLRGTTAHVLSAEEAATHSIHDIVMPLPGFDVIYPSHHVGSGYREMLEVDGLDIDNMRHKIKDYSLAGAYRRVVIRPTDVSWEVIQYDDPRLPLVHTDVEKLENKAAPVFKTEGKYRALRMEFSLPSSTYATMAIREVLKLDTSIKKQTQLNTSWFN, from the exons ATGGCTGATTCAGAACCAGAAGCCATCCCTGAGGCTCATGTTGGGGAAAAGAGAGGATTTCCAGATGATAGTGAAGACACACATTCAAAAAGACCCAAAGTTGATGATGATCACGAGAATGGAGGTCCAGCTCAACCcggggcagaggagggagaggagggagagaaagcagaggCTGGTGGCAGTGATGAAGAAGGGGAGGATGGAGGATTTGCTGAAATGATGAAGCATGGGTTGATGGAGGTGGATGTCGGCATCACCAAGTATATCAGCGACCATGAAGGCTTCTCAGGAATCCTAAAAGAAag atACTCTGATTTCGTGGTTCATGAAATCAACAAAGAAGGCAAGATTGTACATTTAGACAATCTTTCTATCCCTCCAGATGTTGAG GAAACTCCAGAAGTTTCTGAGCAGCCAGATGGACCAGATGTATTGACAGAGGAACAGAAAACTCAGCTTGAAGAGTTGCAGCTATTCAAGAACAAAGAAGGCAGTGTTTCAATAGag gtgctggaggacTCGAAAGAGAAACGAACACAGGTCCATAAAGCCGTCAAGACTCAGTTCCCAGGGCTGGAGACAAAGACTGAAGACAAGGATGGACGCAAGTTTATAGTAGCTTACCATGCCGCTGGCAAGAAGGCTCTAGCAG CACCAAGAAAACACTTCTGGCCAAAAAATCGTGGAAGCTTCTGCCACTTTGTACTGTACAAGGAAAACAAGGACACTATGGATGCCATCAATTTGCTTTCAAAATTTATCAG GCTCAAACCCAACTTATTTTCATACATGGGAACCAAGGACAAAAGAGCCATCACTGTGCAGGAAATTGCTGTGTTAAA GGTGACAGCTGAAAGGCTGGCTCACCTTAATAAGTGTCTCATGAACCTCAAGCTTGGGAATTTCAGCTACAAAAATCACCCTCTGAAACTGGGGGAGCTGCAGGGAAACCACTTCACTATAGTCATCAG AAACATAACAGGGTCTGATGATCAGGTCAACCAAGCCATGACTTCCCTTCGAGAGACTGGTTTCATTAACTACTACGGCATGCAGCGCTTTGGGACCACTGCTGTACCCACATTTAAAGTTGGCAA GGCTATTCTGAAAAATGACTGGAATGAGGTTGTGGATTTGATACTTCTACCTCGACCAGGAG CGGAGAAAGAATTCCTGGTTCGCTGCAGGGAGGAATGGGCGAAGTCCCGGGACCCAGAGGCAGCCCTGAAAAAACTGCCCAACAAGCGCTGTGTGGAAGGCCAACTCCTGAGAGGTCTGTCTATGTATGGGAAGAAGAACATCGTACAAGCATTTGGACTG atcCCCCGTAACAACCGCCTCATGTACATCCACAGTTACCAGAGTGTGATGTGGAACACCATGGTGAGCCGCAGGATTGAGGCTTTTGGGTTGAAGCCAGTAGAGGGCGACCTGGTGCTAAGAGGAA CCACAGCGCATGTGTTGTCTGCCGAAGAGGCTGCAACTCACTCCATTCACGACATTGTGATGCCTCTGCCCGGGTTTGACGTCATCTACCCTTCACACCACG TTGGCAGTGGCTACAGAGAGATGCTAGAAGTAGATGGACTGGACATTGACAACATGCGGCACAAAATAAAAGACTACAGTTTGGCTGGAGCCTACAGACGTGTCGTTATCAGACCCACTGATGTCAGCTG GGAGGTGATTCAGTACGATGATCCAAGACTTCCCCTGGTGCACACAGATGTCGagaaattggagaacaaagctgCTCCAGTATTCAAAACCG AGGGGAAATATCGAGCGTTGCGGATGGAGTTCTCTTTACCGTCCTCTACATACGCTACAATGGCCATCCGTGAAGTGCTCAAGTTGGACACAAGTATAAAGAAGCAGACACAGCTCAACACATCCTGGTTCAACTGA